The genome window GCTTCACCAGGCGCGAGCCGATCGGGTCGGCGAGCGAGCCGTCGTCCCGGCGTTTCAGCGCCATCGTCGCGCCGAGGTTCGCATTGAGGACGATGCGGATGGTGTCGCCCTCGACGGTGTAGTCGAAGGTGCCCTTGGTGCCGACCGGCGTGGCGATCGTCACCTTGCCGTCGTCGAAGGTGTAGGTGTTGTTGGGGTGCTTTTCGTCGGCGTAGGTGCCGCTCACCTCGTCGCCGCAGGCGGCGAGCAGCAG of uncultured Alphaproteobacteria bacterium contains these proteins:
- a CDS encoding conserved exported hypothetical protein (Evidence 4 : Homologs of previously reported genes of unknown function), whose protein sequence is MRFSTWAPAALLLLAACGDEVSGTYADEKHPNNTYTFDDGKVTIATPVGTKGTFDYTVEGDTIRIVLNANLGATMALKRRDDGSLADPIGSRLVKR